The proteins below come from a single Streptomyces sp. M92 genomic window:
- the egtD gene encoding L-histidine N(alpha)-methyltransferase, whose translation MSQFRLTRTLPEDATDAALRDDVLAGLTSAPKWLPPKWFYDARGSELFEEITALPEYYPTRAEREILVGRAGEIAAATGARTLVELGSGSSEKTRFLLDALTGLRGYVPVDVSESALTQAGQALVAERPDLQVHALIADFTSGLTLPETPGPRLVAFLGGTIGNLLPEERAAFLTAVRKLLSPGDALLLGTDLVKDEGVLVRAYDDAAGVTAAFNKNVLSVINRELAADFAPAAFEHVALWNAEREWIEMRLRSRTAQTVKVQALDLAVDFAAGEELRTEVSAKFRQDGVRAELAGAGLDLAHWWTDGEDRFALSLSVVR comes from the coding sequence GTGAGCCAGTTCCGTCTCACCCGCACGCTGCCCGAGGACGCCACCGACGCCGCCCTGCGCGACGACGTCCTGGCGGGGCTGACGAGCGCACCGAAGTGGCTGCCGCCGAAGTGGTTCTACGACGCGCGCGGCAGCGAACTGTTCGAGGAGATCACCGCGCTGCCCGAGTACTACCCGACCCGGGCCGAGCGGGAGATCCTCGTCGGCCGGGCCGGCGAGATCGCCGCGGCGACCGGCGCCCGCACCCTGGTGGAGCTGGGCTCGGGCTCCTCGGAGAAGACGCGGTTCCTGCTCGACGCGCTGACCGGGCTGCGCGGCTACGTGCCGGTCGACGTCAGCGAGAGCGCCCTCACCCAGGCCGGGCAGGCGCTCGTCGCCGAGCGGCCGGACCTCCAGGTGCACGCGCTGATCGCCGACTTCACCTCGGGGCTGACGCTGCCCGAGACACCGGGCCCCCGGCTGGTCGCGTTCCTCGGCGGCACCATCGGCAACCTGCTCCCCGAAGAGCGCGCGGCGTTCCTGACCGCCGTGCGGAAGCTGCTCTCCCCCGGCGACGCCCTGCTGCTGGGCACGGACCTGGTGAAGGACGAAGGGGTGCTGGTGCGGGCGTACGACGACGCCGCCGGGGTGACGGCCGCGTTCAACAAGAACGTGCTGTCCGTGATCAACCGGGAGCTGGCGGCCGACTTCGCGCCCGCCGCCTTCGAGCACGTGGCGCTGTGGAACGCCGAACGGGAGTGGATCGAGATGCGGCTGCGCTCGCGCACCGCGCAGACGGTCAAGGTCCAGGCGCTCGACCTGGCCGTGGACTTCGCGGCCGGGGAGGAGCTGCGCACCGAGGTGTCCGCGAAGTTCCGGCAGGACGGGGTGCGTGCCGAACTGGCCGGGGCCGGGCTGGACCTGGCCCACTGGTGGACCGACG
- the egtC gene encoding ergothioneine biosynthesis protein EgtC yields the protein MCRHLAYAGPVEPIARLLVAPPHGLYRQSWAPRHQRYGTVNADGFGVGWYAEGDPVPARYRRAGPIWADQSFADLARVVRTGALLAAVRDATLSGADAEAAAAPFAAGTWLFSHNGAVAGWPGTLTSVASSLPPGDLLALEARNDSALVWALVLARLRAGDDAGRALAETVAEVADAAPASRLNLLLTDGATVTATTWGDTLWYLTRPGGGTVVASEPYDDDPRWQEVPDRTLLSASGTDVLLAPLKDPGGDALADAFVPPKEPRT from the coding sequence ATGTGCCGTCACCTGGCCTACGCGGGCCCGGTGGAGCCGATCGCCCGGCTCCTGGTGGCTCCGCCGCACGGGCTGTACCGCCAGTCCTGGGCGCCGCGGCACCAGCGGTACGGCACGGTCAACGCCGACGGGTTCGGCGTCGGCTGGTACGCCGAGGGCGACCCGGTGCCGGCGCGGTACCGGCGGGCCGGACCGATCTGGGCGGACCAGTCCTTCGCCGACCTGGCCCGGGTGGTACGGACCGGCGCGCTGCTGGCCGCCGTGCGGGACGCGACGCTCTCCGGCGCCGACGCGGAGGCCGCGGCCGCCCCGTTCGCCGCCGGGACCTGGCTGTTCAGCCACAACGGCGCCGTGGCCGGCTGGCCCGGAACGCTGACCTCGGTGGCGTCGTCGCTGCCGCCCGGCGACCTGCTGGCGCTGGAGGCCCGCAACGACTCGGCGCTCGTGTGGGCGCTGGTGCTGGCCCGGCTGCGCGCCGGGGACGACGCGGGCCGGGCGCTCGCCGAGACGGTGGCGGAGGTCGCCGACGCGGCCCCGGCCTCCCGGCTCAACCTGCTGCTGACCGACGGCGCCACCGTCACGGCCACCACCTGGGGCGACACCCTGTGGTACCTGACGCGGCCCGGCGGCGGCACGGTCGTCGCCTCGGAGCCGTACGACGACGACCCGCGCTGGCAGGAGGTCCCCGACCGCACGCTGCTCTCGGCGAGCGGCACGGACGTCCTGCTCGCCCCGCTGAAGGACCCGGGCGGCGACGCCCTCGCAGACGCTTTCGTCCCCCCTAAGGAGCCCCGCACGTGA
- the egtB gene encoding ergothioneine biosynthesis protein EgtB has product MTDPAMDTATDTTAVPPVDAESLRERALSTLVTARDRTTLLTSCVEGPDLTAQVSPLMSPLVWDLAHIGNQEEQWLLRAVAGHEAIRPEIDSLYDAFEHPRADRPKLPLLPPDEARRYAADVRGRALDVLESTAFHGTRLTESGFAFGMIAQHEQQHDETMLITHQLRKGPQALTAPDPDPVPLFTGPAEVLVPGGPFVMGTSAEPWALDNERPAHRREVASFHIDTTPVTNGAYQAFIDDGGYDDPRWWTPQGWDHIRRHSVTAPLFWRRDGGQWLRRRFGVTEVVPADEPVVHVCWYEADAYARWAGRRLPTEAEWEKAARHDPAGDRAMRYPWGDADPGPEHANLGQRHLRPAPAGSYPAGESPLGVRQLIGDVWEWTSSDFAPYPGFRAFPYKEYSEVFFGPDYKVLRGGSFAVDAVACRGTFRNWDYPIRRQIFSGFRTARSAEGS; this is encoded by the coding sequence ATGACCGACCCCGCCATGGACACCGCCACCGACACCACCGCCGTACCCCCCGTCGACGCCGAGAGCCTGCGCGAGCGGGCCCTGTCCACGCTGGTCACCGCCCGCGACCGCACCACGCTGCTGACCAGCTGCGTGGAGGGTCCCGACCTGACCGCGCAGGTGTCGCCGCTGATGTCCCCGCTGGTGTGGGACCTGGCGCACATCGGCAACCAGGAGGAGCAGTGGCTGCTGCGCGCCGTCGCCGGGCACGAGGCGATACGCCCCGAGATAGACAGCCTGTACGACGCCTTCGAGCATCCGCGCGCCGACCGGCCCAAACTGCCCCTGCTCCCACCCGATGAGGCCCGCCGGTACGCGGCCGACGTGCGCGGACGGGCGCTGGACGTGCTGGAGTCCACCGCGTTCCACGGGACGAGGCTGACGGAGTCCGGCTTCGCCTTCGGGATGATCGCCCAGCACGAGCAGCAGCACGACGAGACCATGCTGATCACGCACCAGCTCCGCAAGGGCCCACAGGCTCTGACCGCGCCGGACCCGGACCCGGTGCCGCTGTTCACCGGCCCGGCGGAGGTCCTGGTGCCCGGCGGCCCGTTCGTGATGGGCACGTCGGCCGAGCCGTGGGCGCTGGACAACGAACGCCCCGCGCACCGGCGCGAGGTGGCGTCCTTCCACATCGACACCACGCCGGTGACCAACGGCGCGTACCAGGCGTTCATCGACGACGGCGGCTACGACGACCCGCGCTGGTGGACCCCTCAGGGCTGGGACCACATCCGCCGCCACTCCGTCACCGCCCCGCTGTTCTGGCGCCGGGACGGCGGGCAGTGGCTGCGGCGGCGCTTCGGCGTCACCGAGGTGGTGCCGGCCGACGAGCCGGTGGTGCACGTGTGCTGGTACGAGGCCGACGCCTACGCCCGCTGGGCCGGGCGGCGGCTGCCCACCGAGGCCGAGTGGGAGAAGGCCGCCCGGCACGACCCGGCGGGCGACCGCGCGATGCGCTACCCGTGGGGCGACGCCGACCCCGGCCCGGAACACGCCAACCTCGGCCAGCGGCACCTGCGTCCGGCGCCCGCCGGCAGCTATCCGGCCGGTGAGTCGCCGCTCGGCGTGCGGCAGTTGATCGGCGACGTCTGGGAGTGGACGTCGAGCGACTTCGCCCCGTACCCGGGTTTCCGGGCGTTCCCGTACAAGGAGTACTCGGAGGTGTTCTTCGGGCCCGACTACAAGGTGCTGCGCGGCGGTTCGTTCGCGGTGGACGCGGTGGCCTGCCGGGGCACCTTCCGCAACTGGGACTACCCGATCCGGCGGCAGATCTTCTCCGGCTTCCGCACCGCCCGTTCGGCGGAGGGCTCCTGA